The following nucleotide sequence is from Pectinophora gossypiella chromosome 17, ilPecGoss1.1, whole genome shotgun sequence.
AGCGCCGAGCTCAGCGCGGCCAGCTGCAGCAGCCGCACGCGCGCCGCCAGCGGCAGCAGCCACGACCGCACGCCCGCCAGTGCCCACACGCACGAGCATGCCGAGATGCTGCACACCTGCGCCGTTACATTTTTACTCTAAGTTTCACCGCACATACTACTACTACAATAAGGTAAAACGTGAACTAATAAATATTGCTGTCACCCTAAAACATGTGCGGTGTAATTGGACCGTACAAATTTGTGAAatgtttagtaaataaatacaaactcgGTAAATTAGATCATAACTGGACATGGTCGCCAGACGAGCACGACAATTGAGGTGTACGTACGACGATGAGCAGCGTGAGCGCGCCGGACAGCGAGAGCAAGTGGCGCAGGCGGCAGTAGAGCGGCGccacgcggcgcgggcgcggcggcggcgcgcgcgagTACTGCGCGTGCGAGTCCCAGCTGCGCTCCGTGAGCTCCGTGCCGCAGGGGGAGCGCccgccggcgccgcccgcgccgcccagcCCGCCCAGCCCGCTGCCCGCTATCTCAAAATCCTGCAACACCGCCACATATATTATAAGCTACTTATATTCTTGTCTCATGATAAGTAAGGACAATACAATGTTAATACGTGTTGTAGGGTATGATGTCAGGACGGGACAAACCCTCtcggttaaaacacataataacgggttcttaccgcgtttaaatggggatatgagactccccattattatgtgttttatttatgataataaccgcgtaaacttaaaacaatgtataaacccTCTCGGGTTTAACAAtgtcatattaataatgtttgtaataatgtttcatgacaataaataaatgtgtgACCAAACAGTGGTACTAGTGTGAATGTTATTTCCCAATAGTTGCACCAATTCCACAAATGGCACATCATGAATATTGtgagtgttatgttatgttatcctgAAGTTGGTAATtgtccgagtggcaaaatactgggctgaaaaaatctgaatgcaatcgaaacgacaagaagaagttGGTAATGTGACAGATTGGATGTCCAGTAGTAAACAATGTTATAACTCTTATAACACAAAATGTTGTCATTTTATGCTACAACATGGCATggggtaaaataaaacaaatacacttaatgaataaaaaatgatATAATAACAAACTGAATTTGTTAGAAGAGAGCAGGCTCTTATACTttctttcttatacttttcTTTACTACTGTTAAATTAATATTTCGAAAATTTGTGTGAAGcagtaatataatttatacctcAGAATAACATATAGACTATATTTTATGAAGATATTGgagctgattccagtacacaccatgtaagtttattttaagttatacctgttattttcttatccaccataAAGGAAAAAGgcaggtaatcgacaagcataaaatgtatggaacacacatcaattttatgtagaaatttaaaaagcccgcACATCATTTTATatcagccaataacccaacataattaagttgacagcacacatcaaacagGTGGCATATCAgtgagatacctattttattcatccTAGCTATTCATTCatacactcattcattttaaaatgaacagatgccaatcatccatccctttctttATCAGCAGTGAAGAAATGACAGGTACCTATAAGTTAAAATTAGGTGTTTGCAGGGCCATTAAGTAAATTGGCCaaaatataataggtatataaataacAAGCAAGTCGGGAATAATATACCACCTGTAAgctagataatataatatagatgAGCACACTCCTGTACCTACCGAGCACAGGTCTATGACCTGTTTTCTTGTTCTTTTGAGTGAGAACAAATACACAGCCTGCTTCGATGCCTAGTATTTGCACACAAATACAATAACCAAATTGTATGTAATTGTGTCCAATGGCTTGAAATTCCCAATTATTTATGAAGAAAGAGGACACCAATGTGTGATATGATGGGAAGCTGAGTAAGTGTGTGAAGGGCAGGTACCTGCACGTCCTCGCCGCGGCAGCTCGTGGGTTCCAGCTCGCGGATCTCTTCCAGCAACAGCTCCACCTCGTCCGTAGAGTACAGCTCGCTGACGGACACGTAGCGCGCCGGCGCCGCGTGCATATCACTCCCAGGCTCTACCGCGCGCCCGCCTCGCCTGTCCGCCGCCTGCAACGAATATCGCACCACACCACGGATCACACGACTGCTACATCGGTTCACCACACAAACTTCAATTTGCGGACAATGCAATACAATTGTCGTGTTAGGCTGCCACGTACCTTCTCCGAACGATGACATTGAGGCTCCGTCCTACTGTACGTGACCACATAATCCAGGGAGGCGGGTATTGTTCAAGCGAACAACGATCCGATAAACAAATTCATTTGCTCGAGGACGCTTTTAGCACGCCATGTTTGttatcatctttttttttttttattgggtaACCATTTTAGCCCTGTGTTTGGTAGTAAAACTTGGTTCCTATTAGGAAAATGAACGAACGAATGATTGGTTTTATAAATTAGAGGACTAAAACCCTAAAATATGTTATACTGGGTAAAAAATATTCCAGTTAttttatcagaaaaataatgggtggaagacgtCCTGTACCTGGGGGAGCGGCCTaaccatcatttatacccaaaaacaaaggtaaaagatgcataagATGAGTTGGCAAATTTTTACAGAgtcacctatattttttttaagaaacgtACTCTGGAATGTCCCCAAGAACCAAGTATTAAAGTCCCCCATTCGAAGTTCCAGATGAATCTCCCGCCAAAACTTTGCTTTTTATCAACTTTAAAAAAGAACCATAGAAGGtagtagtgttgccgaaaaatcgatagttttactatcgatagtaaacagccaaaatcatctacccaaccgataggcctatcgatagtatcgatagctctttttttggcgatactatcgataagcaacgatagtatcgatactattgatagttaaaagatgaaaaactatcgatagtatcgatagttgaaaaacaaaaaactatcaatactatcgatagtatcgctcttcgatattgcgcaagctatcgatactatcgatagtatcgatactatcgatagtttttcatcttttaactattgatactatcgttgcttatcaatagtatcgccaaaaaagagctatcaatactatcgttttttggtaaactatcgatagttcgattgaaaactatcgatagggcactatcgagcggcaacactagaAGGTAGGTATGTAGTGGAGTCCATaatagtgttgccgaaaaatcgatagttttactatcgatagtaaacagccaaaatcatctacccaatcgataggcctatcgatagtatcgatagctcttttttggcgatactattgataagcaacgatagtatcgattaattatcgatactatcgttttttggtaaactatcgatagttcgatcgaaaactatcgatagggcactatcgagcggcaacactagtCCATAAGCCCATGATAGCAGAGCTCAGCTCAGAGGCAGAGCTTCCTAACCAAAGACCAAGTATAATACTTGGTCCTTGTTCCCATCTTGTTCCTAACTGACAGTCTAAAAATTACGATAAAGGGTATTTAGGGAGATAATTGCACCTAagaaatagaataaggaataatactacgtataaaaccaAACACCTTATAAAACGACATCTCTCCGCcctccaccagcgtctgagctgggtttacctcgactcccctcgaacatagtttagacttcaatcgtgaacaaatcgtgaaggctgcgcgcggaccgatgcatttttttatctattatgTTCTTCGattatgttcgaattttaaaattggaCGCCGATGTTCTTCCGTTTGGGTACACTTGCGTGGcgtctataaatatatatttatttattattagggagATCAACAGCATTCACTTACTGTTCCTTTATGGATGTAGTATTACTCTTTGACTTACTGTCTAATCCTTAAACTAGTAAAAAAGCCAATTATAGATCcccacaaatatttatttttcatggtgattgttcatcaaaacatgttAATAggtaatttacaataaaattgaacctaatCAAGTAACTAGTTCAGTGATTTTATTAAgtgcttatttatttatcttcattgttataaaatttcttgtttgtgatttgtaaGGAAGCAACTTTCATaggtagtactacctacctaagtgaTAACGCGTAGGTATTGTAATTAGCAGCCCTCAGACGCACAGTTGCACATGTtgataatgttaatgtgtagtgtctgtgtaaaatgaagtCGCTTGTATGAACTGTCCAGGGTCTTTTCGGGTTGATTCGTTCACTGACACTtcaataggtatatatttttttagaaaatttaGTAAAAGATGTAGGTATATGAACAAAGTTGAACACAATTTAACGCGCTTTAatttagtacttattatttttctctattAGAATAGAAATTAGATCTTCACTAGGtgctgtaacaaaaaaaaattgaagctGGGAAAGCCTGGCACTGCCACCAAAAAATGGCTTATAACTTTTGAACGGCAGACCGACAAAAATCTAGTATTTTTTCTGTTTAGTCAGAATCCCGCTCCGTGACAGTGGCAGCGCCAGGATAGTACACTGTGGAAGGCGAAAGAGGAACGAAATATTCCTATAAAACACAATCTTAATTGTGAACATTTATTCCCAAACAAGTGGTTTATTATTATCACAGAATCATCAAGTCAAACTTATGAGTAGTTGTACAATCATCAAATGTCAATTTTCTTTTGATTTTTAAGAAATAGATCTTTAACAATTAAtggaagaaaaatatatttgtaggtttatatttatttatcaaacatAACAAGGAGTTCAGAAATAAACGTGACATGCTCTGCACTATGCATAGCAACGCGGGCCTCCCGCGGACACATGTCgcttacatacaaaaatacttgAGATTCTTAAAAGCAAGTGTACTTAGTCTTTAGTAGAActttctaattaaaaaaatgcaaaaataacTGCAAGTGCTTTTAGCATTTTCCCTGCAAAGGTAGGTAATCACAATATACGCTTACAAACTACTCTTAAACCTCACGTATCCAagtaaggtatataatatacaatcGAGAGGTAGGCACAGTTACACTGTGGTTACAGCGCTTGTCGGTCTGTCAGTTGGATCACGTTCAGACAGCTTAAAATCACTCGCACTTCAATCGTAAACAAATATGATGAGACACATCAAGAACGAAACGCTCAACACTCGGCGGGCGCTCGCCTCAGTCGAAGCCGGGCGGCGGCGTGACGCCGGCGGCGCCCGCCAGGCGGAACTCGCACGCCTCGGGGTTCAGCTGCGAGGGCGGGGCGGCCCGCGGCGCGCGCCTGGCGTCCGTCGTGGAGCACGAGCCCATGGCGCGGCTGATCGCGTCCACCATGTACCAGTGTGCCGCGTTGGGATCCACGCTGCTGAGCAGCGAGAAGATCTCGCACTCGGACACCGACAGCGTCACCTCGCCCTGCCCGGTCTTGATATGGCGCGGCGCGCCCGagtacggcggcggcggcgagttCACGCCCAGCGCCGGGGACGACCTATGGCCGGGGGAGAACGGAGAGTCTCGGCACTCGGGGACAGCGGGGGCACCGCCGAACGCTCCGGGGGGCCGCGGGGGACAGGGCTGCGAAGCGTAGGCCGAGTGCAGTGACATACTCGAACACGAAAGGTAGGGCGGCATCGGATGCATCGGGGCCATGTGCGGCATAGGCATGGGGGGCACGTGTGGCGACGGCGGGAACAGGAAGGGCACGGGCGCGGGGTAGGGCGGCGCGTATGGCAGGaacgggggcggcggcggccgggGCTCCGGCGCCACGCGCAGCGCCGGCCCGCGGCTGGGCCGCGCCGACGGGGCCACGGCCGCCACGGCGTCGGGCTCGCGGGCCGGCGCCGGCGGCTGCACCGCGGGCTCGGCAGGGGCCGCGGGTTCTAGCTCGAGGCGGCCGGAGCCCGAGCTAGCGTCGGAGGCTGGCGGGGAGGCCGGCGCCAACTGCGGCACGCGGGTGTCGAGGCGCGGCGGCTCCAGCAGGCTGGGCACGTGGCGGCGGTACTCGTCCACGAACTCGAGCGCGATGCCGTCGCGCAGGTAGGCGCTGATGTCGGCGAAGTTGGGCGTGGCGCCGCTCTCGAGCGCGGAGAACCGCGGGAACAGGTAGCCCTCCGCCCCCTGCAACAAGCAGCGCGTCACTCAGCCGCCACGGCCCGCGTCCCGCGGCTCCCCGCGCTCCACGTGGCGCGGCCCCGTCGCCCCAAATACTAACGTCCATTATGAATGTTAAGACTGGGACCGCGCCTGCGCTCGTCTCACAGTATAGCTCCGGGGTCGCTTAAATACTATAATATCCAACAGTTGATGGATACAGGCTTATactaatttattataacaaaacaacactTTGATGCCGATTGTATTACTGATATGAACAGAGACTATTCATACGCGAtatgatataatttatttaataaaaatatagtaatgcattgaataaaaataattatttatctttatggGAATTAGACATACACATGTGTAATataaatcgtaattttttaccgAAATACGTTTTCGCGATATCGATAGTCATCAGACAATATCCGAAAGAGGAGTTACAAATCACGTAAGTCCAAGAGTAGTGTGTAGTAATGTGATATAATATTACAACAACATAAGTATACATAGTTTCAGTTTAGTAGTCAGCTTAGTGTTGGATCAACCGAGGGCAACGAGGATAACAAAGTTTATGCACAATATTCAAAAGGAAATTTAACAATATATCGAttgataattatgtatatatggAAAACGAAAAGATGCAATTGTTTCCGGTGAAAGATACGTAACGTATGCATTTAACGTCCGTCATTCGAGAGACACGCAGCCAACCGCGCGGCCGCCGCGGCCTGCGCTCGGCGCCGCTGCAGCGCCGAGCTGGCCACGCTCACGGCGCTGGGGGCCGGCGAGGGGGCGGTGGCCGGCGAGGGGGCGGTGGCCGGCGAGGGGGCGGGGGCCGGCGAGGGGGCGGCGGCCAGCGagggggcgggggcgggcgcGGGGGTCGCGGCGCAGCGGGCCGCCGCGCGCAGCCGCTGCAGCCGCCGCGCCAGCACCGAGCTGCTGGCCGACACGCAGCTGGCCGCGTCGTCGGCGGCGCGCAGGCGGCGGCGCAGCGCCAGcaggcgcgcggcggcgcggggcggggcgggcgcggggggcgcgggcggcCAGGCGCGCATGCGGCGCGGCGGGCCGGGCGGCAGCTGCGACGCGGACGCCGACACGTCGCTGGCGCCGTCCTCGTGCATGTGCAGGATGGACGTGAGCAGCGAGCGCACGTCCAGCGAGCACGCGTCCGACTCCGAGCCGGAGCTGGCGGGCGAGGCGGGCCGCAGGCGCGGCGGTACACTCACCGCGCCGACCGCCGAGCCGCGCGGGTCCGCGTGCCCGCCGCGGATCAGCTCCAGGTCGATGCGCACGTCGCACTCCGTCGACGTGTCTATCAGGAACAGCTCTACGATGTTCTCCTGTGAACACGGTCGCACATGTGACCTCCGTTCGCAGTCGATTTGAGAAGAGCGAACGTGGGGCAGGGTTACCTCGTGGTCCACGTGCAGCACGTTGCCCACGAGGCGGCGGTCGCGCA
It contains:
- the LOC126374593 gene encoding uncharacterized protein LOC126374593, giving the protein MHAAPARYVSVSELYSTDEVELLLEEIRELEPTSCRGEDVQDFEIAGSGLGGLGGAGGAGGRSPCGTELTERSWDSHAQYSRAPPPRPRRVAPLYCRLRHLLSLSGALTLLIVVCSISACSCVWALAGVRSWLLPLAARVRLLQLAALSSALLHGALLFMHVSRLTLLLPLDWARLRLWGGAGSGAALAGGGALTLHAVLCAPEYGAAPRRVAAPLLAAAALALAGAAAALLLAAAAWRRRAARRPRAEAASLRAEYRAVPAAPPAPPAPPAPPESAPQPSTSRDDPL